GTCAGCAGGATAACAGAGCATCTTTGATGGGTCATGTCAGCAGGATAACAGAGCATCTTTGATGGGTCATGTCAGCAAGATAACAGAGCATCTTTGATGGGTCATATAAGCAAGATAACAGAGCATCTTTGATGGGTCATATAAGCAAGATAACAGAGCATCTTTGATATATCACGCAAGCAAGATAAGAACACAAGAGACAACATCTTAAATTCATCACATCGGAATCTGTCAGACACGAAATTAAAACACATTAACGGCAGATAacaaaaatcccccccccccaaaaaaaaatgagAAGTACTGTTGTTTGCAAAGTCTTACACTAAATTTTCAAGTACCAACCACCTTAAGAAGATTTCAAGCTTATCTTAGACATTTGCAATTGATCTGCAAATGCACGTTTTGCGTATATGGTTCATTGTTAACAATCTCCCGCGAATAATAATTGTATACAATGACAGTTGTTTATACAGGAAGACTGGGAGCATTGTTTAGGGGGGTTGGGATCCGGCTCTTGGGCCCCACGTGATTACCTCAATACCACAACTCCTTTCAGTGTAGTAACAAGACCTTATATATTAGAAATTTATCCTCACTCAGAACACAAGAACTATAACAgctacaacagccacaacaacagccacaacaacaacaacaacaacaacaacaacagccctgaAACAGACACACCCCTAAAACCTGCCCAGCCCCAAGGGGGGTTCGAGACCCGCAGACCGTGAACATTTGTGGTACCCTCCAGTGGACCTTGACCCTTGTCTCCAGCGCACCTGCATTACctaacccccctccctccccccctgcccccccataCCTACCTACCGATCTTACCCATTCCTCCCCTTACCCAGTCCTCCTTGCCCCTATCCCCACCTCCCTTTACCCAGTCCTCCCTACcccaatcctcctcctcctccattagCACCTGCCTCCAATCTTTCAAGCTCAACTTGCCCAGCTGTAGGTCAATTTCTACCCCCCACCCCACGcctacatctcccccccccccagtgttacCTACTCCACTGCGGCCGGTCTAACCAACCTATGCAGTGCCGGGAGCCAGAGGCCGGGAGCCAGAGCCTAACCACAAGTTTCTGAACTCTAACTGAACATAATAGATATGATATTTAATAGATTGTGTCAAGATATTGACACAATGCCAAACAATCGCCATATTACCCCTCTACAATCTGGGtggtatacctataataggttaagtaataattgtaattaagaagcaataagatgcttatcttaacatactaagaaggttaggtaaggtcggtgttttctatgaagcttttcagggtaaactaaaatagtcacaataaattagtatgtcgcatatgcacttatttaataagtcaatattgactgtacaaaAGTGCAGGTTGGTTATAcacatgtagtgtgtgtgtgagggagagtgggtgagtgtggcACCAGCCTGTATGTAAGAGACTCACCAACAATACAACACTCGGACCAATTACAATATTCCGTTGTAATTGGAATTACAATTACAATATTAAGACCCATTCCTCCACTATACCTCTCACTCTCACCTGCTGACTCCTCTTCTTCCTGAGGAGGAGGTGAAGAGGCGCCTCTTCTTCCTGAGGAGGAGGTGAAGAGGCGCCTCTTCTTCCTGAGGAGGAGGTGAAGAGGCGCCTCTTCTTCCTGAGGAGGAGGTGAAGAGGCGCCTCTTCTTCCTGAGGAGGAGGTGAAGAGGCGCCTCTTCTTACTGAGGAGGAGGTGAAGAGGcgcctcttctcttctctctacaatactctcccccctccccccatctcttCCTACCTACCATACCCCTCCCCCAATTTCTCCTCCCCATCCACCCTATCCTGCTACCTtctcgccccttcccccccccctcttctctagACGTGTCTCCAGCctgccccatcccccccctccccccaaacacacacacacctgcattaGCGGCTACATGGGCgtctgccgcccccccccctggggcgggggtgggggtccgtggggggaggggaggtaggggggggTAGAGGAGTCACCCTTCGCTGGTTCCCAAAGATCAACATCCTAGGGGAAGGCTCGGAGGATTGTATAGGCCCATACAATAATACAGTAGGCCTAGCGACCACCCCGCACCTGTTACAGCCCCGTTACTAACGACAGCCTCCCGGGAGCAGGAAGGCAAGGTAGGGGCCGAAGACCCCAAATAGGGAGACATGCCTTACAAGGCGTCTCAGGCATCTTCCTTGGCGAAGATTGGACGGAGATAAACAAAGATTAGGAGTTGGAAGAAAACGGGTACGAAAGATTGGGGTGACTATGACAGAGAGACGCTGGACAGAGAAGAGGGTACAGGTCCTCAGGGCCTCAGTCACCACATTCCAACAGGGAACATTTTAGCCCTCCGCCCTCAGCAAACTGACTCAAAACTTCAGCATATTTACTCAAAAGCTTAAGAAATTGACTCAAGATCTTAGCAGATGGACTCAGAATCTCAGTAAATGGACTCAAGATCTTAGCAGATGGACTCAGAATCTCAGCACATGGACTCAGAATCTCAGCAGATGGACTCAGAATCTCAGCAGATGGACTCAAAATCTCAGCAGATGGACTCAAAATCTCAGCAGATGGACTCACAATCTCAGCACATGGACTCAGAATCTCAGCAGATGGACTCAGAATCTTAGCACATGGACTCACAATCCCAGCACATGGACTCACAATCTCAGCACATGGACTCACAATGTCAGCAGATGGACTCACAATCTCAGCAGATGGACTCACAATCTCAGCAGATGGACTCAAAATCTCAGCAGATGGACTCACAATCTCAGCTCATGGACTCACAATCTCAGCACATGGACTCACAATCTCAGCACATGGACTCACAATCTCAGCTCATGGACTCACAATCTCAGCACATGGACTCACAATCTCAGCACATGGACTCACAATGTCAGCAGATGGACTCACAATCTCAGCAGATGGACTCACAATCTCAGCAGATGGACTCAAAATCTCAGCACATGGACTCACAATCTCAGCAGATGGACTCACAATCTCAGCACATGGACTCACAATCTCAGCACATGGACTCACAATCTCAGCAGATGGACTCACAATCTCAGCACATGGACTCACAATCTTAGCAGATGGACTCACAATCTCAGCACATGGACTCACAATCCCAGCACATGGACTCACAATCCCAGCACATGGACTCACAATCCCAGCACATGGACTCACAATCTCAGCAGATGGACTCACAATCTCAGCAGATGGACTCAAAATCTCAACAAATGAATCTTGGAAAATGAACTGGACTAAGAACCACTAACCAGGGAACAAGTAACGACTGTCTAGGGAACTAACAACGGCAGACCCGTTACAAATAACGACTAACCAGAGAACCAGCAGTGACAAACGAGGAAGCTACCAACGGAGATgcttccggacgcaggttcgaatcctcgtcacggcccttgtggatttgttcaagctaCCAACGACTAATCAGGGAACCAGGGAGTGCCTACAAGAACCAGGAAGTGCCTACAAGAACCAGAAAGTGCCTACAAGAACCAGGAAGTCCCTACAAGAACCAGGAAGTGCCTACAAGAACCAGGAAGTGCCTACAAGAACCAGGAAGTGCCTATAAGAACCAGGAAGTGCCTACAAGAACCAGGAAGTGCTTACAAGAACCAGGAAGTGCCTACAAGAACCAGGAAGTGCCTACAAGAACCAGGAAGTGCCTACAAGAACCAGGAAGTGCTTACAAGAACCAGGAAGTGCCTACAAGAACCAGGAAGTGCTTACAAGAACCAGGAAGTGCTTACAAGAACCAGGAAGTGCCTACAAGAACCAAGAAGTTCCTACAAGAACCAGGAAGTGCCTACAAGAACCAGGAAGTGCCTACAAGAACCAGGAAGTGCCTACAAGAACCAGGAAGTGCCTACAAGAACCAGGAAGTGCCTACAAGAACCAGGAAGTGCCTATAAGAACCAGGAAGTGCCTACAAGAACCAGGAAGTGCTTACAAGAACCAGGAAGTGCCTACAAGAACCAGGAAGTGCCTACAAGAACCAGGAAATGCCTACAAGAACCAGGAAGTGCCTACAAGAACCAGGAAGTCCCTACAAGAACCAGGAAGTGCCTACAAGAACCAGGAAGTGCTTACAAGAACCAGGAAGTGCCTACAAGAACCAGGAAGTGCCTACAAGAACCAGGAAGTGCCTACAAGAACCAGGAAGTGCCTACAAGAACCAGGAAGTGCCTATAAGAACCAGGAAGTGTCTACAAGAACCAGGAAGTGCTTACAAGAACCAGGAAGTGCCTACAAGAACCAAGAAGTGCCTACAAGAACCAGGAAGTGCCTACAAGAACCAGGAAGTCCCTACAAGAACCAGGAACCATCCATAACATCTCCTACAATCCCAATTCTGGCCGGACAGAACAACTGGACAAGAACAGAAATCTACAACCGATCTTTTGCAAACTCAATTAAAACTTTCACCTTACAATGTAGGAGCTGATTTGGCACTGTAGATCTGGTCACACAGTGGCACTGTGAATGATGTAGTTGGCACTATTCCAACCACATTATAAGCAACAGTGCACCTGATCCGACACTAAATATGTCGGGTTAAGCACTGTTGGTTAAGATCAGCAACCGGATGGGTGAGATATTAAGCACAACTCAGGTGATCTCTATCACCTGAGATAGAGCAAACTCTATCTCATGTGATAGAGCTAAAGAAAATAGACAGTGAATCTAAAGTATCTGTCTAAAGTAAATTCATACTCAATGAATTTAAGGCAAGTGTATTACCAATCGACCAATAGGAGCTGAACTATCACCAACCGACCAATAGGAGCCAACCAATAAGAGCTGCAGTATTACCAACCAACAAAAGAGCCTCATAGACATAAGAGAAGCAAATAGTGAAGCAAACTCCATATAATCAACTTCAAATGTATTCCACAGAAGCCAAGGGTGTTTGGAAACCTGTCTCACCAATCGATCaaagaaccaggggccagattcacgaaagcacttacgcaaactcttacgaacctgtacatcttttgtcaatctttggcggctttgtttacaattattaaacagttaatgagctccgaagcaccaggaggctgtttataacaatggcaacagttgaatggaaagttttcatgcttgtaaacggattaataaatgtaaccaaagccgtcaaagattgaggaaagatgtacacgttcgtaagtgcttgcgtaactgcttcgtgaatctggcccctgagggGGAACcacagagctagagctcaactcgAACTGGCACAATTGGAGGAAGTGCAAACACTGCAATATGAACGACAAACAAAGGATCCAATAATCTCAAGTGAAAGCCAAGGTCGTGAATGATGTTTGAGTTGTCTTCCTCGTCAAGAAGACGATTGTATTCAGTTGGCTTCTTAACTTACAATTTCTCCAAAATATAATTACAAGAAGTGGTCAATGAATTCAAGATCACTATTATCCCACATATTATCCCAAAGGTCAATATTATCCCACGTACAAGTGACCTTTCCACAAAGTCTTCTTTAGGGTCATATCAGGTTCTGTTGTACAAGGTATTGCATAGTTTAACAGATTAAATATAGATTAGATTTTCTCCAGGAAGAAACTGGAGAAAATGCCCAAAAGGTTCTGAGTCTGAATGATGACCGTGTGAGTTAAATCTCCCGCGTTCTTACCTGCGCTTAATTCCTGTTTTACCTAGCTTCATTGTAGCTCAAATGCTCAAGCACTCTTTGATCCTAGCTAAGACCTCCAAGCATTCCAAGACCCCCCTTGTTAAGAGCCACTCAGGCAGATTCTGAGAGCCCAAACGAGAACTCCCGAGCACAGAGAAAGTTAATGGTTACAACCACATGCACGCCAGAAGGATGCTTGGTTAACCACTTCGACATTACTCAGACAACCTCGTACCCTCGGCGACTATAAGAGAGGGTCGACAGGGTCTGCCCGTTAGGCAGTAACTTATACCTTATACCCTGCCCACGTCAACAAGTATACCCCGACTACAGCGAAACGCCGCAAAGTCTTTGCCAACGCGAAATCCGCCGCTACATAGCATCGCGGTGTCCCAGCATTGTCAACCCAGATTTCTCCCGCCAGAGGCTACGAGAGGTCGCTGTGACATCGAACCAGGACCCGGCCGGCCAGATGACCCGCTACGAAACACCACATTCTGAAGAGACTTTCGTGGCTACCCCCGACCCCCCAACCCCCACGGGCCAAATTTGGGCAAGCGACGTTGATGAAGCATTGACCAGTGAGCACAGGTTGGGATAACGACGTTAAATGAACGTTTTTCTGCGTTGATTTAACGTTTCACCAGCATGGTTTTGATCCTACGTTAATTCTACGTTGTTCCTACGTTGATTCTACGTTAATTCAACGTTAATCCtaattttttgcagggatattcctgcgcgggccccaagcctctggctggcccactgcgcgggccctaagcctctggctggcccactgcgcgggccccaagcctctggctggcccactaagtgttgcttgtttctgttttacttgggcggagtatgagtatttatgactcgtatggtcgcttctggAAGATTACGCCCCCAatctgtttaacaacttcttctgctctgttgaatcttagttgacatcttaatgggtttgtaactcagcacttagataatgtttcagtggtctgttgtcgttgtaactgtgcactgtgttagataatgttccagtggtctgttgtggctgtaattgtgcactgtgttagataatgatccagtggtctgttgtggctgtaactgtgcactgtgttagataatgttccagtggtctgttgtggctgtaattgtgcactgtgttagataatgttccagtggtctgttgtggttgtaactgtgcactgtgttagataatgttccaatggtctgttgtggttgtaactgtgcactgtgttagataatgttccagtggtctgttgtggttgtaactgtgcactgtgttagataatgttccagtggcctgttgtggttgtaactgtgcactgtgttagataatgttccagtggtctgttgtggctgtaactgtgcactgtgttagataatgatccagtggtctgttgtggttgtaactgtgcactgtgttagataatgttccagtggcctgttgtggttgtaactgtgcactgtgttagataatgttccagtggtctgttgtggctgtaactgtgcactgtgttagataatgttctagtggtctgttgtggctgtaactgtgcactgtgttagataatgttccagtggtctgttgtggctgtaactgtgcactgtgttagataatgttccagtggcctgttgtggctgtaactgtgcactgtgttagataatgttccagtggcctgttgtggctgtaactgtgcactgtgttagataatgttccagtggtctgttgtggctgtaactgtgcactgtgttagataatgttccagtggcctgttgtggctgtaactgtgcactgtgttagataatgttccagtggcctgttgtggctgtaactgtgcactgtgttagataatgttccagtggtctatcgggcatttctccacagtgttgacatttcctctcatcttccggaacctgtaagcttaTTTCCTACCCACGTGGATATCTTAGCCTAATGCTATGTAAGGAAGATAAGTATTGGACATCCAAGAGTAACGCTAAGTCATCAACGTCCAGGATATCCAAGAGTAACACAAAGAGTCATCAACGTCCAGGATATCCAAGAGTAACACTAAGAGTCATCAACGTTCAGGATATCCAAGAGTAACGCTAAGAGTCATCAACTTTAGGATATCCAAGAGAAACGCTAAGAGTCATCAACTTTAGGATATCCAAGAGTAACGCTAAGAGTCATCAACGTCCAGGATATCCAAGAGAAACGCTAAGAGTCATCAACTTTAGGATATCCAAGAGTAACGCTAAGAGTCATCAACGTCCAGGATATCCAGGAGTAACACAAAGAGTCATCAACGTCCAGGATATCCAAGAGTAACACTAAGAGTCATCAACGTTCAGGATATCCAAGAGTAACGCTAAGAGTCATCAATGTTCAGGATATCCAAGAGTAACACTAAGAGTCATCAACTTTAGGATATCCAAGAGTAACACTAAGAGTCATCAACTTTAGGATATCCAAGAGTAACGCTAAGAGTCATCAACTTTAGGATATCCAAGAGTAACGCTAAGAGTCATCAACGTCCAGGATATCCAAGAGTAACACTAAGAGTCATCAACGTCCAGGATATCCAAGAGTAACACTAAGAGTCATCAACGTTCAGGATATCCAAGAGTAACACTAAGAGTCATCAACTTTAGGATATAAAAGAGTAACGCTAAGAGTCATCAACGTCCAGGATATCCAGGAGTAACACAAAGAGTCATCAACGTCCAGGATATCCAAGAGTAACACTAAGAGTCATCAACGTTCAGGATATCCAAGAGTAACGCTAAGAGTCATCAACGTTCAGGATATCCAAGAGTAACACTAAGAGTCATCAACTTTAGGATATCCAAGAGTAACACTAAGAGTCATCAACTTTAGGATATCCAAGAGTAACGCTAAGAGTCATCAACTTTAGGATATCCAAGAGTAACGCTAAGAGTCATCAACGTCCAGGATATCCAAGAGTAACACTAAGAGTCATCAACGTCCAGGATATCCAAGAGTAACACTAAGAGTCATCAACGTTCAGGATATCCAAGAGTAACGCTAAGAGTCATCAACGTTCAGGATATCCAAGAGTAACACTAAGAGTCATCAACTTTAGGATATCCAAGAGTAACACTAAGAGTCATCAACTTTAGGATATCCAAGAGTAACACTAAGCGTCATCAACTTTAGGATATCCAAGAGTAACACTAAGAGTCATCAACTTTAGGATATCCAAGAGTAACGCTAAGAGTCATCAACGTTCAGGATATCCAAGAGTAACACTAAGAATCATCAACTTTAGGATATCCAAGAGTAACGCTAAGAGTCATCAACGTTCAGGATATCCAAGAGTAACACTAAAAGTCATCAACTTTAGGATATCCAAGAGTAACACTAAGAGTCATCAACGTTCAGGATATCCAAGAGTAACACTAAGGGTCATCAACTTTAGCATATCCAAGAGTAACGCGAAGAGTCATCAACTTTAGGATATCCAAGAGTAACACTAAGAGTCATCAACGTTCAGGATATCCAAGAGTAACACTAAGGGTCATCAACTTTAGGATATCCAAGAGTAACGCTAAGAGTCATCAACTTTAGGATATCCAAGAGTAACACTAAGAAGTCATCAACGTTCAGGATATCCAAGAGTAACGCTAAGAGTCATCAACGTTCAGGATATCCAAGAGTAACGCTAAGAGTCATCAACTTTAGGATATCCAAGAGTAATGCTAAGTCATCAACGTTCAGGATATC
This genomic window from Procambarus clarkii isolate CNS0578487 chromosome 26, FALCON_Pclarkii_2.0, whole genome shotgun sequence contains:
- the LOC138368811 gene encoding aspartate and serine-rich protein-like, translating into MDSQSQHMDSQSQHMDSQCQQMDSQSQQMDSQSQQMDSKSQQMDSQSQLMDSQSQHMDSQSQHMDSQSQLMDSQSQHMDSQSQHMDSQCQQMDSQSQQMDSQSQQMDSKSQHMDSQSQQMDSQSQHMDSQSQHMDSQSQQMDSQSQHMDSQS